Below is a genomic region from Castanea sativa cultivar Marrone di Chiusa Pesio chromosome 2, ASM4071231v1.
AATTTTGATTCATTATTTTGTAGCGGTTTGTTGAAGCTTGTTGAGTTCTTACGATTAGAATGATATACACGGCGATTGACAACTTCTACTTAACTGATGAGGAGCTAAAGAACTCACCATCTAGGAAAGATGGTATAGATGAAGCGACTGAAACTATCTTACGAATATATGGCTGTGATCTCATCCAAGAAAGTGGCATCTTGCTTAGACTGTATCCTTTTTTGATTCCTTCATATATTGAATATATGTTGGTATATGAAATTGTATACTTTTCGTAATTTTGTTGGTTCATTATGTTGCCTTAATCTTCTTACTTACAGACCTCAAGCTGTAATGGCCACTGGGCAGGTTCTATTCCATCGTTTCTATTGCAAGAAATCATTTGCCCGCTTCAATGTGAAGGTTAAACTTTGTCTCCCATCATTCTCTCTTGCTGAGATATAGATAATAGACAAAGGAAAAggaatgatttttattttttatttggaagtACATTCATGTTCTAGGTTCATATCGATATTGCTCCTCtgctaattcaaatatttgcaTTGAGCTTCATTGAATTAAGGTCCGTTTTCTCTCCAGAAAGTTCTATAAAACTTCTATTCCTTGTTTTGCAGAAAGTTGCTGCGAGCTGTGTATGGCTTGCATCGAAGCTTGAGGAAAGTCCAAGAAAAGCAAGACAAGTCCTCGTTGTTTTCCACAGAATGGAATGTAGGAGGGAGAACTTACCAATAGAGCATTTGGAGGTTGGTTCGCAGGTTAGGCATCCACCttctttattatgaaattaccatggtttttgtttttcattttcttatttggCACAAGAATTGAGTTttccaaatttcttattttttacttcCCCTCCTTCTTTTTGGCAACCACCAAGTATAATGTCTTTGTTGAATAGGTTTTAATTTTAGAAGTTCATGTGTATTTGcgtttaaaattcttttttttcctctaaaaaaatCAGTAAATTCTCatgttttccttgtttttttctgtttctttatAACAGAAATATCATGACCTCAAAACTGACTTGAGCAGAACAGAAAGACATATATTGAAAGAGATGGGATTTGTTTGTCATGTTGAACATCCTCATAAATTCATATCTAACTACCTTGCTACTCTTGAAACACCTCCAGAACTGAGGCAGGAAGCTTGGAATCTAGCAAATGATAGGTACTTCTTATAAATTAACTGCTCATGGACACAAGTTATgcactttcttttcttatcgTTTGGTTATCCgtttaacataaaaattttgcatctagaatttttattgttcaatttgGTCCGTTTGGGAAtagcttatttagctgaaactaaaaattttttactgaaagtactgtagaaaAAAGTTAAATGCTAGCTGAATAGTATAGTGggacttatgaatagtaccaaaaagtgcaatgagactcataaatagtagcaaaatatGCTAAAAACTTAATAAGCTTCAAGTTTCATCACTTCCCAAACACACTAAGTGTCATTTAGTTTACATATGTATATGTTGATGTGTGGGAGCCCctccatggttttaaaaaccactGGCTGGTTCAACCATGAACCGGCCAACAATCCAGCCTGGTTATGCTGAAAAACTggaaatttaataaaatctgGAAAAAACCAGAAACCGGAAATTCAATAGGTAAATTGAGAATTGAGAACTGGACTGGTTAAACCGGTTATGGATCTGAAAATGCAGCCAAACAGTAGCATTTTCTCTGAAAATGGGTGTGGCAGGTCATGAGGATGGTGATGCAACACTTTACAGTCAAGTCCGCTCAAAATATGGAAATTCTACCTTGTGGGTTCAGGGTAGTTATAGAAATCTCCTagagtatcataaatgcataCTTCCCCATTTTACATAATTGTGGgtcttactaattaaattcatagtgggaTCCAcaatttatgtgagaggagggagtacgcatgTATGGTACTCTTGGAGTATTCAATAATCTTCCGCGGGTTCATCCCAACTTGCCATTATTGAAAATATGATGAAAaaatttgtctttctttttcgtTAACTTACCATACATTTCTTTTGCAATGTTGTCCAAGTAATCTCCAGAGGGGGTTGGACATAAAAGGGACTCTGAGAGAAAGAGACTTggctctttaaaaaaaaaaaccattatagTACAGAGAAAGGTCTTAAATTTGATGACAGAATAAAGTGGAGTTTGGAGGAGAGGCATTTTGTCTTGGTTTTCtgtggctctctctctctctctctctcaagctgTCTTAAGGCTTTTACACCAATTCAAAGCCCAATTCAAAGACAAGGTTATGGATAATTTTCTCACGCACCAAAGACACTTCCCATACCTCctctctcttacctctgaccaaTGTACCACAGTTGGTAGATTAAGGTTGGATCTAATACCCAAGAAActtattaatgtttttatttatgcaCCCCTCCTTATTAAATTGATTAgttaagtatttttattttcattaatataGGAACGTGAGAAATTTCActtgaaaaaattgttttaatgtTATGATAATCTTTTTACTAAATATGGCTAATTGTCATACATTtagaatttatataatttaattgtattattaaataaaatatttattttgtcacCATTTCGACTACCAGTCCAACCTCAGTTGGACCAAAAAACCAGGATCCAGTCCCTTTTCTGGTTCTCTATTCAGTCTGATTTTTAAATCCATGGGGCCTTCTCCCCCTTCTTTTGACTATCAGAACAAACAATGATTTGTATTCTTCAATCAGCCCCATTTAAGCCCCATATTCTGTTTGTTTTTTATGATCATGTTTATTTGGTGTTTAGACCCTTGTTATTTTTTTGCCtctctttaattctttttgctcCTTGAATCTTATAAATGGCCTTTGTATGTTGCTCCTGCCATGCTTGTAGTTTGATCTACTCTCGTTTTCCATCACCCTTTTCTTTTAGATTTATAGCTTGTTTGCTTATGTCCTGCTTTTAAAAGCCTCACTTCTTCTAGGCGCAACCATACTTACCcaactttcaacaaataagcaATTAGCAATTTGCAAAAAGCTGCATTTGAGGACACTGTTCTGATGATGTTATAGCATAAGAGTGATGTATACCCAAGAAGGCATCTGAAAGTTATTTGTATATTTGATGGCCATACTATAGCGTGCAAGACAGTTGCATTTCTACTATGTTTCAGAATAATGGGTCTAATTCCAATGTACATAGCCTTTCCCTAACtttttttagttgtgttttatGTCTGCTAATTGTTGTAGTTTTTCCATGTCTTTCACTATGGCTTACAGTTCCATTAGTAATCTGTTAGGTtgagcaattttatttttaacattcaAATTTGGGCAGTTTGCGCACCACTTTGTGTGTTCGATTCAAGAGCGAGGTTGTGGCTTGTGGGGTTGTCTATGCTGCTGCTCGTCGGTTCCAAGTACCCCTTCCTGAGAATCCACCGTGGTGGAAGGTATTTGATGCAGACAAATCTGGGATTGATGAAGTATGCAGAGTTCTGGCTGAGCTGTACAGCCTTCCTAAGGCACAGTACATTCCAGTCTGTAAGGATGGAGACTCTTTTACATTTTCGAACAAGTCAAGGGATTCACAATCTCAGCCAATTCCGAAGGTACTACTATTTTATTGTTGTACTATTTTGAGTTTCACTGGAAATATAAAGCTTACAAATGCTCTTCTACtgtttttgcaattttcaaTTCCTCAGCAAGTGTTGCATTTTTGTTTGTCAACTACTGCTGTCTTATTTCCAGTGATTCTTGCTATAGAGGTTAGTTGTTAGACCACCTGACAGCAGCACTTGAATTCTCTGTTTAGAGAAAGGATGGCAATTGTAAAGACTTAAGAAAAATTGGTCCATCTTAGCATggggtttttattttcattactgTTCTATAAGAACTTCCATAGACTAGGGAGAATTGAATCACTTAAGCATGGTGGGATATTTGTTTCATTGCTGTTCTACTTTTACAGGAAATTTCACAGACTAGCCCTACAGCTAACATTAAGCCAGTTTCAGCAGCAATTAATTCTGAATCTGTTGGAGCCAAAGAAGTATTGGTTAGAGCAGCCATTGACAAGATGAAGGATTCTAAGAAAAGTGATGATGAATCAAAGAACATGTCTGTTGAGGGGGAGGCAAGAGAAGAGCCTCTGCCAAAATCTAATTCTGAACTCAAAACAGAGGCAAGTAGGGAAAGGaacagggagagagagaaggagagggaaAGGGAAAGGGACAGAGAGAGGGAGGACCGAATAAAGGCTCGGGATCGTGATAGGGGCAGGGATTCTGACCGTGAACGGGATCGAGAGGAAACAGAGAGGGACAGAGATAAAGCTAAGGATCGCAGTCATCGTTCGAAGGATAGAGGAAAGGATTCAGGTATGTTTACAACCAAGTTTATTCATGAACCTGATGCCATTGTTATTACTTGTTTTAAGgttgtttctttgattttgtattgTGGTCTAATCTTTTCTAATTGTTCTCTGATTATCTATTGATATACTTTTTCTCTTGTGAGTGCAGGAGGACATTCGGGGAAATCAAGACATCACTCATCAAGAGGTATACATTTTGTTTCCCTTTGGTAATTTATATTCAATATGGTTTCTTGTTTAACCATAGGTCCATCATCTGAACCTCTTCATTTTCAGATCGTGACTACCACAGTTCCTCTTATTCTTCAAGGGAGAAGGATCGCCATAGACATCATTCATATGCTTAAACCTGTCTTCAAGGCATGCTAGTTGTATATTGTATCTATCTTGATCATCATGTCTGCAAAGAGGAAATAAGTACTGGGGGAGAGAGAAGCTCATCTCACTTGAAACAAGAATAATTTTGACTTGAAATGTACCACCTTAATTTTGATGACTGATCTGTGGTCTAATCCCAATGGTTGATCTTGTATTCAGCCCTCTGTAATGCAGGCACAACTCTTGTAGTGCTTTCCTCATCTTCTGGCTATCTGCAATAGCTTGCTGCATTATTGTATTATGTTGCAGGAGCTTGCCACTTCATGGGACGTGCAGCAATTGGTAGCTGGTACTACTTGGGAGGTGCCAGCCTTGGGGGGTCTGTCTTGAATGCTATACGAATGAGAATCCGTGTTCATTTGATATCTTTGTCAAGTTTACACCCCCTAGAAATGCATGCTGGTTGATGTGCCTTGCATTGCTGCTATGTGAACAGCTTATGTTTTTTGTTAAACATCAGACTATATGATATGTCAAAGATTCCTCACTGATCCCATTTTTCCGCACCAGTGCTGCTtgttttatagattttttgggTGTAGTTGTACATGTTGAATTGCTCTTATTATATAGCAAGAGTAATGTTATTGCAGCCGAACATGTTCTCGTTTTAGTGTTAATATCTTATTACAACGGGTTCTTTGGATACCCCTATGTCTAAATTTTTTGGATATGGTTTACTTAAAATCATGCTCGACTCTTGAGAGTTCTAGAATCCATGCCTTGACTAGATGTTATGTTAGCTTTCCTTCCAAATCACTTTTCTTAGCTGTCCTTCCAAGTTACTCAGGCAAATATGCGCATAAACATGCACACCATTTCCAACTATCATTACCAACTGAACAACGGGTAAGCAATGCTATTGACTGAAGTATGTGTAGCATGAGAATTGAGATTAAGTGATCAAGAGATCTATAGGAGCATGAAATGTGATGGGAATTGCATGAGTTTATCATTCCCCAAATGGAAGCCTCCATGCCTAATTAACATGAAAGAATGTAATTCATTATATCAATTAGTTTTGGCATGAGACCAGAAAGCCTAAACAAGATCCTGGATTCCCTCACAAAGGTGCAGTTTCCAAGACAGTATGACAAGGGAGTAGATTACCCTAGAGAAGTTTGAGACCAAGAACGAGCCTAAGACACTGAATTGAGAGCAATGCTgtctttttacaaatttaagaaaatggtCATACAAATAGCAAGTTGTGGTATGAGATAGTGTGAGAAAATATTAGgccaaaaataaagaagactTGTAAAacaaccaaattcattcttagTGTTACTAAAACTTGATTATAATGTCAATTACATTACATGTAGCTCAACTGGTACATCCAAGTGTTTCTAACGGAATGTCCATGATTCAAATCTTCCCATTTCAaatattgtattaaaaaaaaaaaaattattacataacCACCACCTAAACATTTGCAAACAAACAGAAGAATCAGTCTTACTCAGTTTGCCACGATTCTTTTCTCACCCAACTAGAATTATCCCAGCTAAGAAAGAACCCATTGTGCTTTACTAGCCAATAGACTGTCCCATGGCTCACATCTCTTCGGGGCTGAAATGCATGCCAGGAAGCAAACCATCTTTCCCATAGAGCTTCACAGTAATATAATGACTTATGTGTTACATTCCACTGGTAATCATCACCGACGTTGAGCGTGTACTCTCCGAGGTTTGTATCTGTACGTGGTGAGGTGCATTGAATCTTCATCGGTTCGGAGTTGTTAGGCAAAGCGTTGATGACATGAACGACGGCCAAATGATTGTCATGCTTCTCAAATGCTATTGCAATAAGAATGAAAGACCACGCAAGAGCAAGGAAGAGAAAGCAGCTCCATGTAGTCATTTTGTGAATATTGTTGCGCTTGTGAGGATGCATAGAATATGGAAGCCTAGACTCTACAAcataaatatagaaaaaatatatatgtcacTATGTAATGACTGTTGAGTACAAAAGATGGGATTTTGCGTACTCGTCAACCAAGATTTGAGCCCATTTAATCCTTTATATTAACTAAAGGGGATATGTAGTGGGTGCTCTTTATCtcactttatttaaattttgattgaaaatcaGAAACTAGCACATAATTGTTCAAATTAGCAATTAtctgatagtttttttttatttaatttttttttaaagaagaattaTATGATAGTTGTTGCAGAAACTTATCAATAAAGTATTATTATGAAAACTGGAGaatcaattaattaactaaatttGAACTAGTTTTAGTGAAAACAATCattcataattttataattgataGAAACCATTAAGGTGGGAGACACAATAATAATGCAGGCCATCCCTTTTCTTGGCATATTGAAATACTATAGTACTACTTACTTattaaaacaattgaaaagcctttctttaattaattattaattctaCTAGAGGGACACTAATCAACAAACTTATGTGAAAGGCTCCCTTGGCCCTGGAGAGTATAGATGACTTCCTAAATGGTGGAAACTCTTCAAATGGTATCTGCTACCACGTGTTTCATGTACACAATTATTTGTCAAAAGTTTTATGCACGAAAAGTTTtcaattagaaataaaaataatgaattccaccactaatttaaatttaattggacaAAACTTGAGTCCACTTACTCCAATACATAGGATACGTAGACCAAAATTAGACAGGAGTCTAATATACCAGAGCACTAAACTCAAACtaatttcaatttaattaaggaaactaattattatatatgtgaaGATGAAGCATTATTCTCGtgttattgtactttttttttaaattttttttatgcatgtcGTGACCCGTGATTTTCGCAGTCTGCCATCAAATAAGCAATCCTTCcgggaaaaggaaaaataaaataataaaaaaagagacgTGTGATAAAGATAAACCAATAGTTGGATTCTTTGTGTGAATAATTGCAGACATGGCCGACTTTTTAGCCAAtattcaagtattttttttgtcacttcTAGAAGTTTAATATACAAACGTAATGGAGAAAGTACTtgccttagagcatccacatcagtgtatctaaaatcatgtataatacaaatttttttcaattttacacattttgagctacaTCAGTGTATCTAAAACTGGGTAAAAATGTGGAAACTCATCCACGAGccacagtaccgtgtaaatatacacggttactgtagctcggctaaacaatattttattattttcccttcgctccttttttttctctctctgatccgttCTCAACAGACTCCATCACTTTCTCAACACAGAATACAGAGAtatactttgctcaaaaaaaaaaaaaaacacagacatacacaaacaaccacagatcggtgcttgacttgtAGATCGGTGCTTCActggtcggagctcgtgggtcttgctgtggatcggagctggcggacgctggatcggagctcggatcggcgatcggagcgctggatcggagctcgcgatcgcgctcggagcgctggatcggagctcggatcgcgttccgagcgctggatcggagctcgcgatcgcgctcggagcgctggattggagctcgcgatcgcgctcggagcgttggatcggagctccgatcgcgctccgagcgccggatcggagctcggatcgcgcTCGGAGCGGCGGATCgagctcgcgatcgcgctcGAGCgccggatcggagctcgcgatcgcgctcggagcgctggatcggagctcggatcgcgctcggagcgctggatcggagctccgatcgcgCTCGGACCGCTGGATTAGAGCTCGGATCGAGCTTTGATCTGGgtagagaaagagtgagagagatgatctgggtagagagagtgagaaatgaagagaagaaatgaagagaaggagagagagagagagagagagaaattaatcagaaCGGAAGAAAAGGAGAAATGAAATAAAGACGCGGGTAGGGTAGTtgaggaaattaataaaaaaagtgaaaaaattattatttaattaatagagggtgtagaatagatgaactgatgtgggtaatttgtaaaagtgaatgtgtaaaattttaaaaggagttttttgtgtaaaatagaggaaatttttacaTAGACTGATGTGTTTGCTCTTACATGTATGAAGTATCGCAATGGCTTTCAGATGACATTGCTTGCGTTTTAGgaattttggggggggggggggagttgtCAGCCTTTTGGGgtttgtcatatatatatatatatatatattaccagTAAGAGAgggatttaaaatttgaatctcCTTTTATAAAGGAGATAATACAATGCTATCGAGTTATAAAacttttcaattataaaaaaaatatttaggttTGCTAAAAATGATGTGACTCTCTTATCTCATATGAATGACTAATCTATCATGAAtttaactaatgaaatttactATTATAGCaccatgtttttattttattttattcttttatttataggaGAACATCATGTAATTCTATTCTCAGAATACTAAATAACTACTCAATGGTTTATTGGGTTTGAACTTCAAAACATGATTCATAAACTGTtgtattattttacaatttaccaATGTAAAGGATTTAATCCATTGTGAATGTAAGAATACTGTTCTAATCATTAGGTTAAGACACCAATCACTTTTTGGTATAAGTGGAGTTTGAATTTTAAATCTCTATTGATGATAATatactttactagttgagctaattgaaacccacATAAGGAGTTAGTGGAATGTTTAATCTCACATTGAAGAGGAgagagacttttttttattctttttaattgtggtgattaatggacTAGTATATATTGATTTGGATATTGAGCTAGATACGTACATAAGAGGAGGTGAAGGGAGGaggtgtttttttgttttacaaagTTTTGCCAACCAAGAGCTtatatctccttaaagagagtgAATGCCAATAAATAttattcagaagtattattcagtttctctttgtattatttatattattattgtatttacaccaacaattttaaggatATTCCACACATGGTGCCTAtacaagagaaaccaaatgagaCTGTTGGAGATCTCAACAAGCCCTTGGGTTGCTAGTAAATTTTTCCATTATCAAATGGTAGATGAGAAATCGGTGGTTgatcaagcacaagacttcTAGATGATCATGGCAGAATTGAGATCAGAAGGCATAAAGATTGGAGATAATATGGTGGTAGCTGGCATAGTTGATAAAATACCACAATCTTGGAGTAAGTTTCAAAAGACTTTGCAgcacaaacaaaaggagacatTTTTGGAGACTTTGATCACATACATCCATGTGGAGGAGAaggctagaggacaagatgcactcatgacacaagagagcaatggtaatttcaccacaaaggtaaaccttatttcagccaataataatatgcccaaaaatcattttcctagaaatggtcaattgaagtataaaaagagagttttcaaaataataatagacttcaaagaagggaaaacaagaataaaaataacaattagaACCAAGGACACATTCACAatatcaatttaatagatcttGTTTTGTTTATAGCAAGAGTGAGCATATTGCTTGATTTTGCAAATATCGGAAACATGAATTTGTTCCACAGGCTAACATAACCGAAGAGATTTTAGTGGCTATAATTACAGAtatcaatatggtgcaatatgttaAAGGGTGGTGGACAGATTCTTGTGCTAATAGGCATGTTTGCTATGGCAAAGATTAGTTCAAGTTGTACACTCcctttaaagaagaaaaaacaattatgcTTGGTAACTCTAGCAATACCAAGGTTCTTGAGAGTGGTGAGGTCGAtttgaaattcacttctggacatgtgctaacattgaaagaatttgatgtcaagcTTTTTGTTTAACAAGACTGGCTTTAAGCAGACTATAGgatctgataattatgtaatcattaaaaaagaattatttgtGGGCAAGGGTTATGCTGGTGATGGAATGCTTAAGTtaaatgttgagaataataaaacatCTACTAGTTCAGTTTATATGcctttttccattaatttttggcatgctcgtttgtgtcatataaatagtagatatgtgggGATCATGAGTAGTTTATgattaattccaagactgtcaaaagattttgaaaaatgtaaaacttgtagtcaagctaagattacaaattggcctcataaaagtgttgtaagaatTACTaaattgcttgagttaattcactctaatttatgtgaatttgagggaattttaactcgtggaggaaataaatatattatcacttttattgatgatttttcaaaatatacaactgtttatttgttgaaaattaaaagtgatgcttttgaaaaatttcaagattttttaaaagaagttgaaaataaattcggtagaaaaataaaaagaataagaaaagttAGAGGTCATGAGCATGTATCAAGTGCATTCAACCCACTTGTTCAGTCTTTGACAATTATCCATTAAACTATTTCACCATATTCACTTGCTTCTAATGGTGttgctgaaagaaaaaaatagaactcttattgagttaacaaatgccatgtATTAATTAAATCTGGTGCACTTTTA
It encodes:
- the LOC142625832 gene encoding cyclin-L1-1-like; the protein is MIYTAIDNFYLTDEELKNSPSRKDGIDEATETILRIYGCDLIQESGILLRLPQAVMATGQVLFHRFYCKKSFARFNVKKVAASCVWLASKLEESPRKARQVLVVFHRMECRRENLPIEHLEVGSQKYHDLKTDLSRTERHILKEMGFVCHVEHPHKFISNYLATLETPPELRQEAWNLANDSLRTTLCVRFKSEVVACGVVYAAARRFQVPLPENPPWWKVFDADKSGIDEVCRVLAELYSLPKAQYIPVCKDGDSFTFSNKSRDSQSQPIPKEISQTSPTANIKPVSAAINSESVGAKEVLVRAAIDKMKDSKKSDDESKNMSVEGEAREEPLPKSNSELKTEASRERNREREKERERERDREREDRIKARDRDRGRDSDRERDREETERDRDKAKDRSHRSKDRGKDSGGHSGKSRHHSSRDRDYHSSSYSSREKDRHRHHSYA